The window GAACTGAGAGACCGCACGCGCGACGGCCACGAACAATTGGATGCAGCGGTGGGCGTGTTCGATACGCTGGCCTCCTATCGCCGCTATGTCGGCTTGCTGGGCGCGTTTCGCTCCACGATGGACGGGCAGGTGTCCGGCGCCGCCTGGCCCGCCGGATGGGACTGGCGGCCGACTGTCGTATCGGCAGCTTTGGCGCAGGATGCCGACGATCTCGGCCTGGCGGCAACGCGTCCCATGAAGGCGGGTATCGACCTCGGCGAGCCGAGCGCGCTGCTCGGCGCCCTTTATGTGCTGGAGGGATCCACCCTAGGCGCGCGCGTGCTGCGCCAGCGCGCCGCCGCGCTCGGGATGCGGGACGACTTCGGCGCAAGACATCTCGCCCTTATGTCAAATGATATCGCGCAATGGCAGTCGTTCCTATTATTGTTGGACGAAGCTCGGGATTTCGATATCGAACGCGCGGCCGCGTCGGCCAACGAGGTCTTCGACCTCGCCCTGCGATGCTTTGAAAGTGATCGTGTTGTTTGCCAGTGACCGTGTAAACCTCAGCACCTGCGACCGGGAGCCGATCCACATCCCCGGCACCATCCAGCCGCATGGCTGCCTTCTCGCCTGCGACATCAGCCTGTCGAGGATCGAGCGTGCCTCCGCGAATGCGGCCGGCATCCTGGGTCATCCGGGAGGGCTTGTCGGTCGCGCCATCGCGGACGTCCTGGGCGCGAAACTGCTGCACGACCTGCGCAACGCAATGGCTGCGACCAGCTCGGCGTCACGGCCCGCGCTCATGCTGGACGTCACCATCGGCGAACGCGTGCTGGACATCGCCATCCATCACTACAGGTCCGCGGTCATCATCGAGTTCGAGCCGGCGCCCTCCATCGGCCAGCCCCTGCATATCGCCCGCGAGATGATCGGCCGGATCAGCGATGTCACCGAGGTCGAACGCCTTGTGCAGCGCGCGGGGCGGATCGTTGCCGGCGCCACCGGCTACGACCGCGTGATGGTCTACCGCTTCGAGCACGACGGTTCGGGAAAAGTGGTGAGCGAAACCAGGCGGGCGGACCTGGAGAGCTTTCTCGGGCAGTATTTTCCGGCGAGCGACATCCCCCAGCAGGCGCGTGCGCTCTACCTGAAGAACACGATCCGCGTCATTGCCGACGCAAGCGGCAGCCGCGTTCCGGTCGAACCGGTGCTGGATGCATCGGGCGAACCGCTCGACCTCAGCTTCGCGCATCTGCGCAGCGTGTCGCCCATCCATTGCGAATATCTGCGCAACATGGGGGTTGCCGCCTCCATGTCCATCTCGATCGTTCTCGACGGCCAGCTCTGGGGCCTGATCGCCTGCCACCACTATTCGCCGCGCGTGCTGCCCATGGCGCAGCGCGTCGCCATGGAGATCTTCGGCGAGTTTTTCTCCCTCCATCTGAAATCGCTGAAGGAGCGCCGGCGCGTGGCGGCAGTTGCCGGCACCCGCGAGGCGCTCGATCGCTTCCTTATCCTTTCGTCCCATCACGAGGATGTCGGCGAACTGCTGCGGCAGAGCCTTCACGAGTTTTCCAGCCTGCTTCCCAACGACGGTATCGGCGTGATGTTCGATGGGCGGTGGATCGGCATCGGCGTCACGCCGCCGGATAACGCGCTGCCCGCTCTTCTCGATTTCGTGCAGGGCGTCGGGGAGGGCCGCATCTGGGCGACCCATGCCCTGTCGCAGAAGATGCCGGAGGCTGCGGCCTATAGCGACCGTGTTTCCGGCGTCCTTGCCGTTCCGCTTTCGCAGACGGGATCGGACTGCCTTCTCTTCTTCCGCAAGGAACTCGTCCAGACCCTCGACTGGGCGGGCAACCCGGACAAGACCTACGAGGTCGGGCCGCTCGGCGACCGGCTCACGCCGCGCAAGAGCTTTGCGATCTGGAAGGAGACGGTCAAGGCGCAGGCCCAGTCCTGGACCGAGTCCGAACGGGAGATCGCCGAGATCATCCGTGTCGCGATCGTCGAGATCGTGCTCCGGCAGAACGAGCTGATGGCCGACGAAAGGCGCAAGTCCGAAGTGCGCCAGCGCATGCTGAACCAGGAACTGAGCCATCGGGTGAAAAACATCCTGGCGGTCATAAAGTCCCTGGTGACGAGCCCCCAGCATCACAAGAGCACGCTGGAGGCGTATGTCGCGACCCTGCAGGGCCGGATCGAAGCCCTGTCCATCGCGCATGACCAGGTGGTCCGCGGCGATGGCGGCGGCATACTCGCCGAGCTCCTGGAAGCCGAGCTCCAGCCCTACCGGGCCAAGGCATCCACGGTCGCTCTCGACGGGCCGCCGGTCTGGCTGGACAGCCGCGCGTTCTCCGTCATGGCGCTGGTCTTCCATGAACTTGCGACCAATGCCGCCAAATATGGTGCGCTCTCCGTGCCGACGGGCGAGGTGGCGATCACATGGGAGATGACGGACACGGGCCTATGCCAGATCGTCTGGCGCGAGCGGGGCGGCCCCCTCGTCAGCGTTCCCGCCCGCAGCGGCTTCGGCAGCGCGCTGATCGATCGCAGCGTTCCCTATGACCTCGGTGGCGAAAGCATCATCCGGTTCGAGCCTTCGGGGCTCGTGGCGACCTTCAGAATTCCGCCGGCGCATGTGAAGCTGACGTCATCGAAACCAAGGACGACGGCGCAGGCGGCGGTGCGCGCGCCTGCCCCGGCGAACGCATTGGGCGCAGCCGATCCTTCCGTCCTCATTCTGGAAGACCAGATCCTGATCGCCCTCGATCTCGAGGCCATGCTCGCGGATGAAGGCCTGTCGAGAGTGATCACCACCAGCTCTGCCCGCCAGGCGATGGCCCAGATCGAAGTGCAGGCGCCGGAACTTGCCATCCTCGATATCAATCTGGGGCCGACCACGTCCTTCTCCGTGGCGGCCGAGCTCCGCAAACGTGCCGTTCCCTTCGTCTTTGCGACCGGTTACGGCGAAAATGCGCAGCTTCCGGAGGAACTCGCCGGCGTGCCCATCGTGCGCAAGCCCTACAGCAGCAACACGATCGTTTCCGCCCTCACGGCGCTCCTGCAAGGGCGATAGGATCGCGTGCCTGCAAGTCGCGGGAAGCGGCGGACAGGGCTCGCCTGCGTTGTAGGATAATCAGACAATCACCCCTGCGTCGCGTCCGCCGGCGGGTTGTCGCGCAGGTAGGCGAGGGCGACCTTGGCGGCCATGTCGATATGGTGCTTGCAGGCGGCCGCGGCGCGTGGCCCGTTTCGCTGGAGGATCGCGTCGGCGATCTCCTTGATCTCGGCGATGCTGTGGCGAAGGCGGCCCGGCTGGGTCATGGTGGTCATGCGCAAGAGGTTGATCCGGTTGTGCAGCGACGTCAGCATCTGGCGCACGAACACGTTCTTGCTGCCGTCCATGAGACAGTCGTAGAAGGCGTTCTTCGCCTCGATCAGCCGGCTTCCCACGCCGCTTTCGGCCGCGGCCTCGAATTCGGTGACCGCCGCCTGCAGCGTGGCCATGTCCTCATAGGTGCCGTTCTCGGCAAACTGCTGGCCTGCGAAGCTTTCCAGCAATGCGCGCACCGTATAGAGCTGCGCCGCCTCGTCGTAGGTGATGGTGCTGACGACGGGGCCCTTGTGCGGGTAGCTGGTGATCAGCCCTTCCGCCTCGAGCTGCCGCAGCGCCTCGCGAACGGAGGTCCGCCCGACGCCGATCATTTCGCAGAGCTCGCGCTCGACGAGCCTTTGGCCGGGTTTGAAACGGCCATTGGCGATGGCCTGCCTGATCCTGTCTTCCACCTGTATCCGCAGTGACGCGCTCTGTCGTGCAATCTGCAGTTCCGAATCTGCCATTGTCAGTCCTGTGTCGTTGTCGCCCCATACTAATCAGCCTTGCCGATCGAATTCAAGCGAAGCGGTACGATTGTCTGATTCAAAGCTAATGCGAGTCGCGGGCCGGTGCAAGGCCGTCACAAATGCGCGGTTGCAGGCGTCCGCATGGCGGAAAAACTCGGCAGGTTTGTATGATGCTGTTTTTGCGGCAATAATCGAGATTTCGTGTTGCAATTTCCGCCTCGCGCCTGCTGATTTCACGGCTGCGGCCTCGGCAGGAGGGGGTGTCGCCCAAATTTTTCTTTGACAGTTTGTCAGACAATCTGCTAATCAGAATTCCAGCAGCAGGGAGGACTGGTTTTGATGCAGACGGCAACGCGTATCGCCTTTATCGGGCTTGGACAGATGGGTTTGCCGATGGCGACCAATCTGCTGAAGGCCGGCTACGAGGTTGCCGGCTTCGACCTGTCCGCGGACGCCCTGCAGAAACTGGTAGACGAGGGCGGTCAGGCCGCGAAGAGCGCCGCCGATGCCATGGCGGGCAGCGACGTCATCATCACCATGCTGTCCAACGGCAAGGTCGTCCGCAATGTCCTCACCGAGGGCGAGGCCTACCGCCATGCGCCGAGGGGCGCGCTCCTTCTTGAAATGAGTTCTTCCGCGCCGGAGGAAACCCGATCGCTGGCGCAGGCCGTTTCCGGTCATCTGCGCGTGGTGGATGCCCCGGTATCGGGCGGTGTCAAGCGCGCCGTCGATGGCACGCTCGCGGTCATGGCAGGCGGCGCCGACGCCGATTTCTCGGCCGCCAGGCCGGTGCTCGAAGCCATGTCGGCCAGGATCTTCCATTGCGGCCCGGTCGGTGCCGGCCATGCGATGAAGGCGATCAACAACTATGTTTCGGGCGCCGGCGTCATCGCGGCCGTGGAGGCCGTCCTGCTGGGCAATGCCTTCGGGCTGGACGAGGCGAAGGTCGTCGAGGTGCTCAACGCATCCAGCGGAAAGAACAACGCCACGGAGGTCAAGATGAACCAGTTCATCCTCTCCGGCACCTTCGGTTCGGGCTTTGCGCTCGGGCTGATGGCGAAGGACATCCGCACCGCGGCCAATCTTTCGGTTTCTCTCGGGCTCAGTCAGCAGGGGCTGACGCAGACCGCCGATCTCTGGGACGATGCGGCGCGCACGCTCGGCGGCGCCGTCGATCACACCCGCTTCTACGATTATCTCAAAAGGCAGGTCGGCTAGCCTCGGCCAGCCGGAAAACACCTAAACGGAGGAACAGGCATGCCAAACGGGGCGGGCGATGATCGCCACTTCGAAGGGGAAGGCGCGCGCGAACGCAGCGAAGCGTTCGACCGCGGTCTGAAGACGCGGCGCGAGGTGCTGGGAGATTCCTACGTGGATGCCTCCCTGGACAAGGCCACCGCCTTCAGCTGGCCGATGCAGAAGCTGGTCACCGAATATTGCTGGGACGAGATCTGGAACCGCCCGGGCCTCGGCCGCCGCGAGCGATCGATCCTCAACCTCGGCATGATCTCGGCCCTCAACCGCCAGCACGAGCTTCGCACCCATGTCCGCGGTGCGCTGAACAACGGCCTCAGCCGCGACGAGATCACCGAAATCTTCCTTCAGGTCGCCATCTATTGCGGCGTGCCGGCGGCGATCGACAGCTTCAGAAGCGCCCAGCAGGTTCTCGACGAGCTGAGCGAATAAGCGAAGAGGGAGGAGACCATCATGAAGAGAATCGACAGATCGGCATTCGCCGAGATCGCGCGCGGCGACTTCGAGTTCACCCACGAGACCCGCTACCTGACCGGCGTCATCCGCCTTGATTTCGGCGGCGAGTCCTGGGCGCTCAGCTTCGCCAATGGTGCGCTCGCGGGCATCACCGACGGCACGCTCGTGCCGGATGCGGAAGCCAACATCATCGTCGGCGGAGGCGCCGACCAGTGGCATGAGCTCCTGCAGTCGAAGCCGCGTCCCTTCTACCAGTGCATCCAGTCGGCCGCGGTCAAGCACGGCATGAGGATCAACGTCGCCAACGAGACCTTCGCCTACCTGCCCGCACTCAACCGCATGACGACGCTGCTGCGCCAGCTTTACAACGGGAAGGCTTGATCATGACCAGGCACGATCCGATCACGGGACGCTACGTCTATCTCACCGTCGAGGGCATCGAGTACCGCGTGTATTACGAGGAGGCCGGTTCCGGCATTCCGCTGATCGTCGGTCACACGGCAGGCTCCGACGGCCGCCAGTACCGCCATCTGCTCTGCGACGAGGCGGTCACCTCGCGCTTCCGCGTCATCGCCTTCGATCTTCCCTACCACGGCAAGTCGCTGCCGCCCTACGGCGTCAACTGGTGGGAGCAGGAATACAACATGACCAAGAGCCGGATGATGGCGTTTCCGAACGCCTTGTCCGATGCCCTCGGGCTCGACCGGCCGGTTTACATGGGCAGCTCGATGGGCGGGCATCTGGCGGTCGACCTCGCCTCCAACCACCCGGATCGCTATCGCGCGACGATTGCCGTGGAGGGCGCGCTGCGCTCGGCCGTCGAATATGTCGATGTCGGCATGGCCGGCATCCGCAAGGAATTCGACAACCCCAACGTCAACCGCACGTCGATCGGCGCCGCGATGATGCTGAACATCTCGCCCTATTCGCCGGAGAAGAACGTCCGCGAGATACAGTGGGAATACAGTTGCGGCGGACCCGGCATCTTCGCCGGCGACCTTTATTACTACTATTACGATCACAACATGTCCGACGACGAGGCGCGTGCGATCGATACGTCGAAATGCATGCTCTACATGCTGACGGGCGAATACGACCCCAATACATCGCCGAAGGAGACCGAAGCGCTCGCCAAGCTGGTGAAGGGCTCGAAGTTCTGGGCGATGAAGGATCTCGGCCATTTCCCCGCCACCGAGGACTACACGAAGTTCCGCGAATATCTGCTGCCGATCCTGGAAGAGGTTCAGTCCAGGACATAGAGGGTTCTAGAGGAGGAGAAAGTAACATGAAGATGAAATCCCTGGCTGCGGCGGTGTCCGTCGCGGCAATGATGACGGCTGCCAGCGCGCAGGCGGACGGCCTTGACACGCTGCCTGAGAATATCCGCAGCGTCTACAGCATGGTCGACAGCCAGATCCCGGTCGGCGCATCGCCGCTGGCGAACTTCAAGGCCAAGAAGGGCCCGCCGTGGAAGATCGGCTATGCCTCGACCTATGCCGGCAACACCTGGCAGGCCACGGCACTCGACGAGATCGTCAACAAGCTTGCCCCGGCAGCCAAGGAGGCCGGCCTCGTTTCGGAACTCGTCGTCACGCAGGCCGACTTCAAGGACGCCGTGCAGATTCAGCAGATGCGCCAGATGATCGACAACGATGTCGATGCGATCATCATCTGCTGCTCGAACGTCACGGCCTTCAACCCGACCATTGAATATGCCTGGTCCAAGGGCGTCGCGGTCTTCGCCTATTCCGGCTACACGACCTCGCCGTATTCGATCAACGTCGCCGCCAACCACATGCAGGGCGGCTTCGACATGGCCAAATGGCTGGCCGACGAGATGGGCGGCAAGGGCAATGTCGTCCTCGTCTCCGGCGTTCCCGGCACGGCCTCGTCCGACGCCTTCGATTCCGGCGCCAAGAAGGCGCTGGAGGACTATCCGGACATCAAGATCATCGGCGAAGTGGCCGGGAAGTGGACCGACCAGGTCGCGCAGACCGAGCTGCAGAAGTTCCTGGCGATCAACCCGGCCAAGGTCGATGGCATCCTGACCCAGGCGGCGCAGGAAAACGGCGTCCTGAACGCCATGCTGCAATCCGGCCGTCCGATGGTGCCGATCACGCTCGGCGGCGAGGCATCGGCCGCCTGCTACTGGCGCAAGAACCCGGATTGGATTTCCAAGTCCTTCCACATCTGGCCGCCGGCCCGCGAAATGGACCAGGTCTGGGATGTCATGCTGCGCACGCTGGGCGGCGAGGGTCCGAAGATTCAGTCGATGCTGCGGCCGGTGCTGCCCTACACGATCGAAGACGTGAAGGCGGCGCTGCCGGAAGACTGCGACCTCAACTCCACCGACTGGGTGCAGCCGACGGCGGATGCCTGGTGGCCGAAGGATGTCGCCACGCAGTTCTTCGCCAACCCGAAGTAACCGGACCGCGCGACCGGGCCTTCAGGCAGGCCCGGTCGTCCTGTCGCGGCCACAGATGAACTGGAGCAAGCATGGCGGGCACGATTTCAATCCGTTTGCGCAACGTTTCGAAGCGCTTCGGGGAAACCCGCGCCCTGACGGATTGCGACTTCGAAGCCTGCAAGGGCGAAGTCCACGCGATCGTCGGGGAGAACGGCAGCGGCAAGAGCACGCTGGCGAAGATCATTTCCGGCGTCCTTGTGCCGGACAGCGGTGACTGCGAGGTGCTCGGCGCCAGCATCGCGACGCCGCGCCAGGCGCGCGACCGCGGCGTCGCGACGATCTTCCAGGAAGTGCTGATCGCCGACGAGGCGAGCGTGCTCGACAATCTCTATGTCGGCAGCGAAGGGCTGGTCGGCACCGGCAAGAGCCGCAGCCGCAAGCTGCGCGAGGCCGGCGAGATCATGACGCGCTGCGTCGGGGATGCCGTCGATCTCGATGCGCGCGCCGGCGGCCTGCCGCTGAGCGTGCGCCAGTGGATTGTCATCGTCCGCGCCATCCTGCGGTCGCCGGACGTGCTCATCTTCGACGAATCCTCCGCCGCGCTCGACCTGGAAGCGACCCAGCGTCTGTTTGCCGAAATCACCCGCCTTCGCGATGCGGGAAAGACCATCCTGCTGGTGACGCACCGCATCGCCGAACTCGTCAGCATTGCCGACCGCGCCACGATCCTGCGCGACGGCAAGGCCGTCGGCGTGCTTCAGCGCGAGGAGATCACCGAAGCCCGGCTTCTGGAAATGATGACGCAGGCCGGCCGCACGCTGAGCGCCGCGCCGACCGTGCGCCTGCGCGACAATGCCGAGGACAAGCCCATCATCCTCGCCAGGGACATCCGCATGTCCGAAGCGGCGGCGCGCTTCGACTTTTCTCTGCAGCCCGGAACCATCGTCGGGCTGGCAGGCCTCGACGGGCACGGGCAGGAGCACTTCGCCCGCATTCTCGCCGGGATCCTGCAGCCGTCCTCCGGCGACGTCTCGTGCCGCAGCCGCGACGGCGGGATGGAAAGCATCGACGGCCTTCAGGCTGCCTGGCGGAACCATATTTCCTGGGTGTCGGGGGACCGCAAGCGCGAGGGCATCTTCCCGCAGCTCAGCATCTTCGACAATTTCGCCCTCGGCATCTATCGCCGCAAGCTCGGCGCCTTCGGGACGATCGATGCCGGACGCGCGCGCTCCCTGTTCGAGGACGAGGCGCGGCGTCTCTCCATCCGCATGGGCTCGTCCGGCAACCGCATCACCTCGCTGTCCGGCGGTAACCAGCAGAAGGTGCTGATCGCCCGGGCCTTCGCCGACACGCCGCGCGTGATCGTCCTCAATGACCCGGCGCGCGGCGTCGACATCGGTACAAAGCGCGACCTTTACCGGGAATTGCAGCGTTTCACCGAAAGCGGCGGTGCCGTCGTGTACCTCTCCAGCGAGATCGAGGAGTTCTTCGGCTTTGCCCATCGCGTCGATGTCTTCGTCAACGGGTCGCTGTTCCGGTCGCTGAGCGGCGACGAGATCGAGGAGCGGGAAATCCTCGGCGCCATGTTCGGGCAGCCGCCAGGGGCCCATGTCGAACTCGAAGCAGCACATGAGGTGGCACAATGACAGCGGCCAAGGCCTTCCAGAAACTCGGGTCGCTTGCCGTCCCCCTCACGCTCGTCGTCGTGCTGCTCGCGATCGCCGCGGTCCGCTCGCCGAACCTGTTCACGCCGTCCGGCATCGGCAACGGCATCCTCGTCGCGGCGCCGCTGTTCTTCGCGACCATGGCGCTCACGCCCATCGTCATGTCTGGGCGAGGGGCGGTGGACCTGTCGATCGGCCCGCTGATCGGCTTCCTCAACGTGACGCTGATTACCTGGCTGTCGGCCAGGGGCATCACGCATCCGGTCCTGTTCATCGGCTGGGCCCTTTTTGCCGGCGCGCTGTGGCAGGTCCTGCTGGCGCTGATCGTCATCTATGTCCGCATCGCGCCGATCATCGTCTCGCTGTCCGGCTATCTGGTCCTGAGCGGGGTCAACCTGATGATCATGTCGCGGCCGGGCGGCGTGGCGCCCGACTGGCTCATGAACTGGGGCGCCGCCAGTGCCGCACAGGTGATCTCGCCGATCTTCCTGCTCGCGCTGGTCGCCTTCGTGGCCTGGGTCGCGATCACCCGCACGGGCTTCCATCGCCAGTTGCGCATGGTCGGCTCCGACGAACGCATGGCCTACACGGCCGGCATCAATGTCGATCTCGTCCGCCTGATCGCCTTTGCCATCGGCGGCATGTTCGCGGGCCTGGCGGCGCTGAGCTATACCGCCCTCATCGCCTCCGGCGATCCGACCCAGGGCTCGACCTACACGCTGCAGGCGGTCACCGCACTGGTGCTGGGTGGCGCGAGCCTTTCCGGCGGGCGTGGCGGCGCGATCGGCGCGGCTCTCGGCGCGGTCAACATGTTCCTCATCAACTACCTCCTGGGAACGTTCAATTTCGGCTCGCTGTCGGGCTACGTTACCCAGATGGCCTTCGGAGCGATCCTCGCATGTTCTCTTCTGGTGAACCTCTTCACGTCTCCGTCCGCGAGCAAGGCATGAGGAAGGACATGGACAAGACCGCCGACACCACGCTTTCTCCGGGCCGCTCCGCCGCCGGCATCCGCGTGCAGAGATCGCTCGCCATCGGCGCCGGCCTCCTGGCCGTGCTTGCCGTCGCCGGTGCCGTGCTGGTTCCGGGCTTCGTCTCGATGCAGAACGCCCGATCGATCCTGCTGCTCGCTTCGTTCCTCGGGATCGCCTCGCTGGGGCAGACGCTCTGCGCGCTGCTCGGCGCGCTCGACCTGTCGATACCCTTCGTCATCGGTTCGGCGAATATCCTGCTGCCGAGCCTGCTGGTGTCCGGCCTGCCGCCGGCGGTGGCGATCGCGCTGATCCTCCTGCTCGGTGCGCTCGTCGGCGCGGTCAACGGGTTGATGAGCTTCAGGATCCAGGGGCAGGCGCTGATCATGTCGCTCGCCGTCGGCTTCGCCGTGGTCGGCGCGACGCAGATCTATACGACGCTCGGCTCCATCTATGCCGGGACGGTCTTCGCCACAATTCCCGACTGGCTGCGCAACCTCGCCGCCTTCAACGGCACCACCCTCGGCATTCCCATGCCCCCGGTGATCCTGATCTGGGCCATCCTGGCGGCCGTCGTGATCCTCGCCATGCACCGCACCTGGTTCGGCCGCGGCATCTATGCGCTCGGCGGAAGCCGTGTCGCGGCGGCGCGGCTGCAAATCTCCGAGCGCAAGCTCTGGGTCGCCGTCCATGCGATTTCAGGCGTGGCCTCGGTCTCGGCCGGCATGCTGCTGCTCGGCTTTTCCGGCGGCGGTTTCGTCGGCGTCGGCGATCCCTACCTCTTCACCACGGTCGCGGCGGTCGTCATCGGCGGCACGTCGCTGCTTGGCGGCGCCGGCGGCTATGGCGCCACCGTTCTCGGCGTGCTGGTGCTGACCGTGCTGACCTCGATCCTGGTCGGCCTCGGCCTCAGCTTTGCCTCGCAACAGGCCGTGGTCGGCCTGCTGATCATTCCGATGGTGGCGATCTACGCCCGCGCCCCGCACATCCGCAACCAGATCTGAGACCTGCAGACATGACAGCGCAATCCCTTCTCTCCCGCCTCTCCGACCCGACGCTTGTCCGCGAGCAGGCCCTGCTTGCCGGCGATTGGGTGACATCGGCCAACGGCCAGGCGATCGACGTGAGGAACCCCTCGACCGGCGAGGTTCTGGCGCAGGTGCCGGACATGGGCCTTGAGGAAATCCGTGCCGCGATCACGGCTGCGGACAAGGCCCAGAAATCCTGGGCGCTGGCGACCGGCAAGGAGCGCGCCGTAATCCTGCGCCGCTGGTACGACCTCGTGATGGCGAACCAGAAGGACCTCGCCACCATCCTGACCGCCGAAATGGGCAAGCCTTTTGCCGAGGCCATGGGCGAGGTGGCCTATGGCGCGGGCTATATCGAATGGTTCGGCGAAGAGGCCAAGCGCATCTATGGCGACACCATCCCCGGCCATCATCGCGACAAGCGCATCATCGTGCTGAAGCAGCCGGTCGGCGTCGTCGCGGCGATCACGCCGTGGAATTTCCCCTCGGCCATGGTGGCGCGCAAGTTCGCGCCGGCGCTCGCCGCCGGATGCTCGATGGTGTTCAA is drawn from Shinella sp. PSBB067 and contains these coding sequences:
- a CDS encoding biliverdin-producing heme oxygenase; the protein is MTYSKRRFELRDRTRDGHEQLDAAVGVFDTLASYRRYVGLLGAFRSTMDGQVSGAAWPAGWDWRPTVVSAALAQDADDLGLAATRPMKAGIDLGEPSALLGALYVLEGSTLGARVLRQRAAALGMRDDFGARHLALMSNDIAQWQSFLLLLDEARDFDIERAAASANEVFDLALRCFESDRVVCQ
- a CDS encoding HWE histidine kinase domain-containing protein — its product is MFASDRVNLSTCDREPIHIPGTIQPHGCLLACDISLSRIERASANAAGILGHPGGLVGRAIADVLGAKLLHDLRNAMAATSSASRPALMLDVTIGERVLDIAIHHYRSAVIIEFEPAPSIGQPLHIAREMIGRISDVTEVERLVQRAGRIVAGATGYDRVMVYRFEHDGSGKVVSETRRADLESFLGQYFPASDIPQQARALYLKNTIRVIADASGSRVPVEPVLDASGEPLDLSFAHLRSVSPIHCEYLRNMGVAASMSISIVLDGQLWGLIACHHYSPRVLPMAQRVAMEIFGEFFSLHLKSLKERRRVAAVAGTREALDRFLILSSHHEDVGELLRQSLHEFSSLLPNDGIGVMFDGRWIGIGVTPPDNALPALLDFVQGVGEGRIWATHALSQKMPEAAAYSDRVSGVLAVPLSQTGSDCLLFFRKELVQTLDWAGNPDKTYEVGPLGDRLTPRKSFAIWKETVKAQAQSWTESEREIAEIIRVAIVEIVLRQNELMADERRKSEVRQRMLNQELSHRVKNILAVIKSLVTSPQHHKSTLEAYVATLQGRIEALSIAHDQVVRGDGGGILAELLEAELQPYRAKASTVALDGPPVWLDSRAFSVMALVFHELATNAAKYGALSVPTGEVAITWEMTDTGLCQIVWRERGGPLVSVPARSGFGSALIDRSVPYDLGGESIIRFEPSGLVATFRIPPAHVKLTSSKPRTTAQAAVRAPAPANALGAADPSVLILEDQILIALDLEAMLADEGLSRVITTSSARQAMAQIEVQAPELAILDINLGPTTSFSVAAELRKRAVPFVFATGYGENAQLPEELAGVPIVRKPYSSNTIVSALTALLQGR
- a CDS encoding GntR family transcriptional regulator; the encoded protein is MADSELQIARQSASLRIQVEDRIRQAIANGRFKPGQRLVERELCEMIGVGRTSVREALRQLEAEGLITSYPHKGPVVSTITYDEAAQLYTVRALLESFAGQQFAENGTYEDMATLQAAVTEFEAAAESGVGSRLIEAKNAFYDCLMDGSKNVFVRQMLTSLHNRINLLRMTTMTQPGRLRHSIAEIKEIADAILQRNGPRAAAACKHHIDMAAKVALAYLRDNPPADATQG
- a CDS encoding NAD(P)-dependent oxidoreductase translates to MQTATRIAFIGLGQMGLPMATNLLKAGYEVAGFDLSADALQKLVDEGGQAAKSAADAMAGSDVIITMLSNGKVVRNVLTEGEAYRHAPRGALLLEMSSSAPEETRSLAQAVSGHLRVVDAPVSGGVKRAVDGTLAVMAGGADADFSAARPVLEAMSARIFHCGPVGAGHAMKAINNYVSGAGVIAAVEAVLLGNAFGLDEAKVVEVLNASSGKNNATEVKMNQFILSGTFGSGFALGLMAKDIRTAANLSVSLGLSQQGLTQTADLWDDAARTLGGAVDHTRFYDYLKRQVG
- a CDS encoding carboxymuconolactone decarboxylase family protein, whose product is MPNGAGDDRHFEGEGARERSEAFDRGLKTRREVLGDSYVDASLDKATAFSWPMQKLVTEYCWDEIWNRPGLGRRERSILNLGMISALNRQHELRTHVRGALNNGLSRDEITEIFLQVAIYCGVPAAIDSFRSAQQVLDELSE
- a CDS encoding alpha/beta fold hydrolase, which codes for MTRHDPITGRYVYLTVEGIEYRVYYEEAGSGIPLIVGHTAGSDGRQYRHLLCDEAVTSRFRVIAFDLPYHGKSLPPYGVNWWEQEYNMTKSRMMAFPNALSDALGLDRPVYMGSSMGGHLAVDLASNHPDRYRATIAVEGALRSAVEYVDVGMAGIRKEFDNPNVNRTSIGAAMMLNISPYSPEKNVREIQWEYSCGGPGIFAGDLYYYYYDHNMSDDEARAIDTSKCMLYMLTGEYDPNTSPKETEALAKLVKGSKFWAMKDLGHFPATEDYTKFREYLLPILEEVQSRT
- a CDS encoding ABC transporter substrate-binding protein — protein: MKSLAAAVSVAAMMTAASAQADGLDTLPENIRSVYSMVDSQIPVGASPLANFKAKKGPPWKIGYASTYAGNTWQATALDEIVNKLAPAAKEAGLVSELVVTQADFKDAVQIQQMRQMIDNDVDAIIICCSNVTAFNPTIEYAWSKGVAVFAYSGYTTSPYSINVAANHMQGGFDMAKWLADEMGGKGNVVLVSGVPGTASSDAFDSGAKKALEDYPDIKIIGEVAGKWTDQVAQTELQKFLAINPAKVDGILTQAAQENGVLNAMLQSGRPMVPITLGGEASAACYWRKNPDWISKSFHIWPPAREMDQVWDVMLRTLGGEGPKIQSMLRPVLPYTIEDVKAALPEDCDLNSTDWVQPTADAWWPKDVATQFFANPK
- a CDS encoding sugar ABC transporter ATP-binding protein, whose translation is MAGTISIRLRNVSKRFGETRALTDCDFEACKGEVHAIVGENGSGKSTLAKIISGVLVPDSGDCEVLGASIATPRQARDRGVATIFQEVLIADEASVLDNLYVGSEGLVGTGKSRSRKLREAGEIMTRCVGDAVDLDARAGGLPLSVRQWIVIVRAILRSPDVLIFDESSAALDLEATQRLFAEITRLRDAGKTILLVTHRIAELVSIADRATILRDGKAVGVLQREEITEARLLEMMTQAGRTLSAAPTVRLRDNAEDKPIILARDIRMSEAAARFDFSLQPGTIVGLAGLDGHGQEHFARILAGILQPSSGDVSCRSRDGGMESIDGLQAAWRNHISWVSGDRKREGIFPQLSIFDNFALGIYRRKLGAFGTIDAGRARSLFEDEARRLSIRMGSSGNRITSLSGGNQQKVLIARAFADTPRVIVLNDPARGVDIGTKRDLYRELQRFTESGGAVVYLSSEIEEFFGFAHRVDVFVNGSLFRSLSGDEIEEREILGAMFGQPPGAHVELEAAHEVAQ
- a CDS encoding ABC transporter permease, which encodes MTAAKAFQKLGSLAVPLTLVVVLLAIAAVRSPNLFTPSGIGNGILVAAPLFFATMALTPIVMSGRGAVDLSIGPLIGFLNVTLITWLSARGITHPVLFIGWALFAGALWQVLLALIVIYVRIAPIIVSLSGYLVLSGVNLMIMSRPGGVAPDWLMNWGAASAAQVISPIFLLALVAFVAWVAITRTGFHRQLRMVGSDERMAYTAGINVDLVRLIAFAIGGMFAGLAALSYTALIASGDPTQGSTYTLQAVTALVLGGASLSGGRGGAIGAALGAVNMFLINYLLGTFNFGSLSGYVTQMAFGAILACSLLVNLFTSPSASKA